A window from Synechococcus sp. RSCCF101 encodes these proteins:
- a CDS encoding MFS transporter, with product MRWLLQFPAALRELALVRLVGSFGAGGVVYLTPLVFHQAAFQATEVGGGLAAAALAGTLGRFASGVVLDRGVPCSRPVIAAAGLAMAADALLWGAHSLGPFLLGQLLLGLAMGLYWPAIELAVPLCSGPSGSSRAFALVRSADALGIAAGTLTGALLARGEQLRGIYGVDLLCLTLMVVLLVRRPLPAGGSPGRQRSQRREWSWLPDLIPLLLISVVATAMPTLMQSALPLDLVRGGLQRPALPQQIGALLIGVQLSLLVVLQWPVGRWLARRSVARGLAISQLSFCVGSALLALSPLWRSGAALVLAAQLPIALGQASFLPVATEAVVQLTPPRHQGLAMALFSQCFALSALTAPLLAGWLLDSQGHGVAVWSLMALACTGCLPLVGLLDRRQRTLLIAALTEKEGEESRERVLYRLEAQSVSRPPSAPGSTPPGGSGTGSGAHRT from the coding sequence GTGCGATGGCTGCTCCAGTTTCCCGCAGCTCTGCGCGAGCTGGCGCTGGTGCGCCTGGTGGGCTCCTTCGGGGCCGGTGGCGTGGTCTATCTCACACCCCTGGTGTTCCACCAGGCCGCCTTCCAGGCCACGGAAGTGGGCGGCGGCCTGGCCGCCGCCGCCCTGGCGGGAACTCTGGGACGGTTCGCCAGCGGCGTGGTGCTGGATCGCGGGGTGCCCTGCAGTCGTCCGGTGATCGCCGCCGCCGGGCTCGCCATGGCTGCCGACGCACTGCTCTGGGGGGCGCACAGCCTCGGGCCGTTCCTGCTGGGACAGCTCCTGCTCGGGCTGGCCATGGGCCTGTACTGGCCGGCAATCGAACTGGCGGTACCACTCTGCAGCGGGCCCTCCGGCTCCAGCCGCGCCTTCGCGCTGGTGCGCAGCGCCGACGCCCTCGGTATCGCCGCGGGCACGCTCACCGGAGCTCTGCTGGCGCGGGGGGAGCAGCTGCGTGGGATCTACGGCGTGGATCTGCTCTGCCTGACCCTGATGGTGGTTCTGCTGGTCCGCCGGCCCCTGCCGGCCGGCGGCAGCCCGGGCCGCCAACGCTCGCAGCGACGGGAGTGGAGCTGGCTGCCCGACCTGATCCCTCTGCTGCTGATCAGCGTCGTGGCCACCGCCATGCCGACCCTGATGCAGAGTGCACTGCCGCTGGATCTGGTGAGGGGGGGCCTGCAGCGGCCTGCCCTGCCTCAGCAGATCGGCGCCCTTCTCATCGGGGTTCAGCTCAGCCTGCTGGTGGTGCTGCAGTGGCCGGTTGGGCGGTGGCTGGCCAGACGATCGGTGGCCCGGGGCCTCGCCATCAGCCAGCTCAGCTTCTGCGTCGGGTCCGCCCTGTTGGCCCTTTCACCGCTGTGGCGCTCCGGTGCGGCTCTCGTGCTGGCCGCCCAGCTGCCCATCGCCCTTGGCCAGGCCAGCTTCCTGCCGGTGGCCACCGAAGCGGTGGTTCAGCTCACGCCGCCGCGGCACCAGGGCCTGGCCATGGCCCTGTTCTCCCAGTGCTTCGCCCTCAGCGCCCTCACCGCGCCGCTGCTGGCCGGCTGGCTGCTCGACAGCCAGGGCCATGGTGTGGCGGTCTGGTCGCTCATGGCTCTGGCCTGCACCGGCTGCCTGCCATTGGTGGGCCTGCTGGACCGACGCCAGAGGACGCTCCTGATTGCCGCCCTCACGGAGAAGGAGGGCGAGGAATCACGGGAGCGGGTGCTGTACCGCCTGGAGGCTCAAAGCGTCAGTCGTCCGCCCAGTGCTCCCGGGTCAACACCGCCAGGGGGGTCTGGGACAGGTTCTGGGGCGCATCGAACATGA
- a CDS encoding homoserine dehydrogenase, translated as MGIGIGLLGLGTVGGGVAEIIQEASGRHPLVQALSLKRVAVRDPSRPRSVAVPAGVLTTSPEQVVDDPGVEIVVELIGGLEPARTLILRAIAAGKSVVTANKAVIARHGEEIAAAAAEAGVYVLIEAAVGGGIPIIEPLKQSLGGNRIRRVSGIINGTTNYILTRMAGEGAGYAEVLAQAQELGYAEADPAADVDGHDAADKIAILAGLAFGGPVDRLAIPTEGISRLDGRDVGYARRLGYAVKLLATAQALEEAEDDPQGARPLDIQVHPTLVPLDHPLAGVNGVNNAILVEGDPIGQVMFYGPGAGAGPTASAVVADILNIAGIRQVQSEGRSLDPLLAAGSWRRCVLADPSRSRHRNYVRLKTRDEPGVIGTIGRCFGDRGVSIQSIVQLEAQGAAAEIVVITHEVSEARFQEAMAAIRSHGAIDAVAACLRTL; from the coding sequence ATGGGGATCGGCATCGGCCTGCTGGGGCTGGGAACCGTCGGGGGCGGCGTCGCCGAGATCATTCAGGAGGCGAGCGGGCGGCATCCACTGGTGCAGGCCCTCAGCCTGAAACGGGTGGCGGTGCGGGATCCCTCCCGCCCCCGCTCGGTGGCTGTGCCGGCCGGGGTGCTCACCACCTCGCCGGAACAGGTGGTGGACGATCCCGGAGTGGAGATCGTGGTGGAACTGATCGGCGGTCTGGAGCCGGCCCGCACCCTGATCCTGCGGGCGATCGCCGCCGGCAAATCGGTGGTCACCGCCAACAAGGCCGTGATCGCGCGCCATGGTGAGGAGATCGCCGCCGCCGCCGCCGAGGCCGGGGTCTACGTGCTGATCGAAGCCGCCGTGGGTGGCGGCATCCCGATCATCGAGCCGCTCAAGCAGTCCCTGGGAGGCAACCGCATCCGCCGGGTGAGCGGCATCATCAACGGCACCACCAACTACATCCTCACCCGCATGGCCGGCGAGGGTGCCGGCTACGCCGAGGTGCTGGCCCAGGCCCAGGAGCTGGGCTATGCGGAGGCGGACCCGGCGGCGGATGTGGACGGCCATGACGCCGCCGACAAGATCGCGATCCTGGCCGGGCTGGCCTTCGGCGGCCCGGTGGATCGCCTGGCGATCCCCACCGAAGGCATCAGCCGCCTGGACGGGCGCGATGTCGGTTACGCCCGACGGCTGGGATACGCGGTGAAGCTGCTGGCCACCGCCCAGGCCCTGGAGGAGGCCGAGGACGATCCGCAGGGAGCCCGGCCGCTCGACATCCAGGTGCACCCCACCCTGGTGCCGCTGGATCACCCGCTGGCGGGTGTGAACGGGGTGAACAACGCGATCCTGGTGGAGGGGGATCCCATCGGTCAGGTCATGTTCTATGGCCCCGGCGCCGGGGCCGGGCCCACGGCATCGGCCGTGGTGGCCGACATCCTCAACATCGCCGGGATTCGCCAGGTGCAGAGCGAGGGCCGCAGCCTCGATCCCCTGCTGGCCGCCGGCAGCTGGCGTCGCTGCGTGCTGGCCGACCCCAGCCGCAGCCGCCATCGCAACTACGTGCGCCTGAAGACGCGGGATGAGCCCGGCGTGATCGGCACGATCGGCCGCTGTTTCGGTGATCGCGGCGTCTCGATCCAGTCGATCGTGCAGCTGGAGGCCCAGGGCGCGGCCGCCGAAATCGTGGTGATCACCCACGAGGTGAGCGAAGCGCGCTTCCAGGAGGCGATGGCGGCGATCCGCTCCCACGGCGCCATCGACGCCGTCGCTGCCTGTCTGCGCACCCTGTGA
- a CDS encoding ABC transporter permease, with the protein MSRHAELGRYLAGRVLLVPVMLWLIATLVFLLLRVAPGDPIDALLGTRATEEARAALRGQLGLDRPLPAQYTGFLLQLLRGQLGTSLTSGEEVIEVIRRSLPASLELGLTALVLAALLGLAVGFSGIARPEGRLDLAGRLYGIGTYALPPFWAAMVIQLVFAVWLRWLPVGGRLPPSLPPPDGSGFYVLDALVSADRPLLVASLRHLALPACTLGLLLSGVFTNALRLNLRRALQSDYVEAARSRGLPERRVVLRHALPNALLPVLTITGITVASLIGGALLIEVTFSWPGLAFRLQEAIAQRDYPVVQGIVVTVAALVVLVGVLVDILVALLDPRIRF; encoded by the coding sequence ATGAGTCGCCACGCGGAACTGGGGCGCTACCTGGCCGGGCGTGTGCTGCTGGTGCCGGTGATGCTGTGGCTGATCGCCACCCTGGTGTTCCTGCTGCTGCGGGTGGCCCCGGGCGATCCGATCGATGCCCTGCTCGGCACTCGCGCCACCGAGGAGGCCCGTGCGGCCCTGCGGGGCCAGCTCGGGCTCGACCGACCGCTGCCGGCCCAGTACACCGGCTTTCTGCTGCAGTTGCTGCGCGGCCAGCTGGGCACCTCGCTCACGAGCGGCGAGGAGGTGATCGAGGTGATTCGTCGCAGCCTGCCCGCGAGCCTGGAACTGGGGCTGACCGCCCTGGTGCTGGCCGCCCTGCTGGGTCTGGCGGTGGGCTTCAGCGGCATCGCGCGACCGGAAGGGCGCCTCGATCTGGCCGGACGCCTCTACGGCATCGGCACCTACGCCCTGCCCCCCTTCTGGGCGGCGATGGTGATTCAACTGGTCTTCGCGGTCTGGCTGCGCTGGTTGCCGGTGGGCGGCCGCCTGCCGCCATCGCTGCCACCACCGGATGGCAGCGGCTTCTACGTGCTCGATGCCCTGGTCAGCGCTGATCGACCCCTGCTGGTCGCCAGCCTGCGGCATCTGGCGCTGCCGGCCTGCACCCTGGGTCTGCTGCTGAGCGGCGTGTTCACCAACGCCCTGCGGCTCAACCTGCGGCGTGCCCTCCAGTCCGACTACGTGGAAGCGGCCCGCAGCCGCGGCCTTCCGGAGCGCCGTGTGGTGCTGCGCCATGCCCTCCCCAATGCGCTGCTGCCCGTGCTGACCATCACCGGGATCACGGTGGCCTCTCTGATCGGGGGTGCCCTGCTGATCGAGGTGACCTTCTCCTGGCCTGGCCTGGCCTTCCGGCTGCAGGAGGCGATCGCCCAGCGGGACTATCCCGTGGTGCAGGGGATCGTCGTGACGGTGGCGGCCCTGGTGGTGCTGGTGGGCGTGCTCGTCGACATCCTGGTGGCCCTGCTCGATCCACGCATCCGCTTCTGA
- a CDS encoding alpha/beta hydrolase codes for MRRGRSRRRLSGISATAALILALPHACAPPVWGAEEVLVELDGMVLPLPLAELERLAPEAPGAALSAPMAPRSEMEAWLALLDGRSRADVLHLLRAPLLKDRSLAQQMLRSWAGQQVIEQLGDMIEVDDRPGGAAVVQTLQDLLERQPQVTALDLLRELPSDRVRIDVDAILSLARRWRRELKRQEALITQLRRLPLAGAPPRSDRPEPTGPAGSPSAGPRAVELAVSHRRQPLPLEIWPASGGAPRRQWVLLMPGLGSRPDHFRWLSGSLASRGWPVVVLQHPGSDDLAVRQMLLGERPPPGAEVLPTRLADLQAVLAAGTDGRLALPEGDLVLMGHSLGALTAFLAAGLEPEPGLPRRCERALEDLPLTNLSSLLQCELDQVDLPLVQPPPRLAAIVAFNSFGSLLWPRGGLAPLPVPVLLSGGTLDLITPPLREQLALLAPMHSRRSRAVLVEGGSHFSVIRVEGDGDGADLFQLGEELVGVAPLAVQRALLSFTVDFLEVLPAAPSPGGGASGPAPEGRGLRPQRYRDPTVLAHVLGPAEARRVRRSLR; via the coding sequence GTGAGACGTGGGCGATCACGACGACGCCTGAGCGGGATCAGCGCCACGGCCGCGCTGATCCTGGCCCTGCCCCATGCGTGCGCTCCGCCGGTGTGGGGCGCGGAGGAGGTGCTCGTGGAGCTCGACGGGATGGTGCTCCCCCTGCCGCTGGCGGAGCTGGAGCGTCTCGCTCCCGAGGCTCCGGGGGCAGCCCTCAGTGCACCGATGGCGCCCCGGTCCGAGATGGAGGCCTGGCTGGCCCTGCTCGATGGCCGGAGCCGGGCGGACGTGCTGCATCTGCTGAGGGCGCCGTTGCTGAAGGATCGCAGCCTGGCGCAGCAGATGCTGCGCAGTTGGGCCGGGCAGCAGGTGATCGAGCAGCTGGGGGACATGATCGAGGTCGATGACCGCCCCGGCGGCGCCGCGGTGGTCCAGACCCTGCAGGATCTGCTGGAGCGCCAGCCCCAGGTCACCGCCCTCGACCTGCTGCGGGAGCTTCCCTCGGACCGGGTGCGGATCGATGTGGACGCGATCCTCTCCCTCGCCCGCCGCTGGCGTCGGGAGCTGAAGCGGCAGGAGGCCCTCATCACCCAGCTGCGGAGGCTTCCCCTGGCCGGTGCCCCGCCACGGTCCGATCGCCCGGAACCGACGGGACCGGCCGGCTCGCCCTCTGCCGGTCCTCGTGCGGTTGAGCTGGCCGTCTCCCATCGCCGCCAGCCCCTGCCCCTGGAGATCTGGCCGGCCAGTGGGGGGGCGCCCCGGCGGCAGTGGGTGCTCCTGATGCCGGGACTCGGCAGCCGGCCCGACCACTTCCGCTGGCTCAGCGGCTCCCTGGCTTCCAGGGGCTGGCCGGTGGTGGTGCTGCAGCACCCCGGCAGCGACGACCTGGCGGTTCGGCAGATGCTGCTGGGTGAGCGACCGCCCCCCGGCGCCGAGGTGCTCCCCACCCGGCTGGCGGACCTGCAGGCGGTCCTGGCGGCCGGTACCGATGGCCGGCTCGCCCTGCCCGAGGGGGATCTGGTGCTGATGGGTCATTCCCTCGGGGCCCTCACCGCGTTCCTTGCCGCCGGCCTCGAGCCGGAGCCGGGCCTGCCCCGGCGCTGCGAGCGCGCCCTGGAGGATCTGCCCCTCACCAATCTGTCGAGCCTGCTTCAGTGCGAGCTGGATCAGGTGGATCTGCCGCTGGTCCAGCCGCCGCCCCGCCTGGCGGCCATTGTGGCCTTCAACAGCTTCGGCAGCCTGCTCTGGCCGCGCGGCGGGCTGGCCCCACTGCCGGTTCCGGTGCTGCTCTCCGGCGGAACCCTCGACCTGATCACCCCTCCCCTGCGCGAGCAGCTGGCGCTGCTGGCCCCGATGCACAGCCGCCGCAGCCGGGCGGTGCTGGTGGAGGGCGGCAGTCATTTCTCGGTGATCCGGGTGGAGGGCGACGGGGACGGTGCCGACCTGTTCCAGCTGGGCGAGGAGCTGGTGGGGGTGGCGCCGCTGGCGGTGCAGCGTGCCCTGCTCAGCTTCACCGTCGACTTCCTCGAGGTGCTGCCGGCCGCCCCGTCACCCGGGGGCGGCGCCTCGGGGCCGGCCCCGGAAGGCCGTGGCCTGAGGCCCCAGCGGTACCGGGATCCCACCGTGCTGGCCCATGTCCTCGGTCCCGCGGAGGCCCGGCGCGTGCGCCGATCGCTGCGCTGA
- a CDS encoding SufE family protein, producing the protein MPSTASPTLDRMVSRLRDTSDPRRRYEYVLWLARRLEPLPEELKQEVFKVRGCVSQVYVVGHLEEGLLRWQGESDAQITKGLLALLIEGLSGLRPDQVAEMDPGFIAETGLQASLTPSRANGFLNIFRMMQSQAGALAAADPSPADF; encoded by the coding sequence ATGCCCAGCACCGCCAGCCCGACTCTGGACCGCATGGTGTCCAGGCTCCGGGACACCAGTGATCCGAGGCGCCGGTACGAGTACGTGCTCTGGCTGGCACGGCGCCTCGAACCCCTGCCGGAGGAGCTGAAGCAGGAGGTGTTCAAGGTGCGCGGCTGTGTGTCCCAGGTCTATGTGGTGGGCCATCTGGAGGAGGGCCTGCTCCGCTGGCAGGGCGAGTCCGATGCCCAGATCACCAAGGGATTGCTGGCCCTGCTGATCGAGGGTCTCAGCGGGCTCAGGCCGGATCAGGTGGCGGAGATGGACCCCGGCTTCATCGCCGAAACCGGGCTGCAGGCCAGCCTGACCCCATCGCGGGCCAACGGCTTCCTCAACATCTTCCGGATGATGCAGTCCCAGGCCGGTGCCCTCGCCGCCGCAGACCCCAGCCCAGCGGATTTCTAG
- a CDS encoding ABC transporter substrate-binding protein: MIGAAAPRQRCPALGLTLALALSGSLLGCATPRDLNRIVVARKARVDSVDPVQAVSLGAIQLLAALGDPLYRLGPDGTLTPVLAAAAPRLSADGLQATVRLREGLRFHDGTPLDAAALVFSLERFMAIGRLSYLLRDRVAALEVIAPLEMRLTLKAPYSPLPELLSSTLLTPVSPTAYRDHADRPLNTRFVGTGPYRLAAFDPQRQRLEPWQDYPGPPPANRGLDLISFSNSTALFGALLSDEVDVLLSSSLESDQQRALHQRAGQGGLKEAVGPALGITYLALRTDQPPLDRPELRRALALSVARRPVNARVSHGLNRPWRSVVPPSIGGSLAGAWPAYDPEQARRLLRQSGYCQGERLQLPLTFRSNSANDRLFALTWQAQIARDLGDCINLETSGVESTTAYRQLGDGAFPMIMLDWKPDFPDADSYLSPLLSCRESEGERCLAGESASGGSFWTRPGLQEQLVRSQEIRGEARTRVLEDIQREAAGGVPVIPIWLEAIRVWGQPRVGGLQFDGTGLLRLARLSTEGR; encoded by the coding sequence GTGATCGGAGCCGCGGCACCCCGCCAGCGCTGCCCGGCCCTGGGGCTGACGCTGGCCCTCGCTCTGTCCGGCAGCCTGCTCGGATGCGCCACCCCTCGTGATCTCAACCGGATCGTGGTGGCCCGCAAGGCCCGGGTCGATTCGGTGGATCCGGTGCAGGCCGTGAGCCTCGGTGCGATCCAGCTGCTGGCCGCTCTCGGCGATCCCCTCTACCGGCTCGGGCCGGACGGCACCCTCACTCCGGTGCTCGCAGCGGCGGCGCCACGGCTGAGCGCCGATGGCCTGCAGGCGACCGTGCGGCTGCGTGAGGGGCTGCGCTTCCACGACGGCACTCCACTGGATGCGGCCGCGCTCGTGTTCAGCCTCGAGCGGTTCATGGCGATCGGACGCCTGAGCTACCTGCTGCGCGATCGGGTGGCGGCACTGGAGGTCATCGCACCGCTGGAGATGCGGCTCACGCTCAAGGCCCCCTATTCCCCACTGCCGGAGCTGCTGAGCAGCACCCTGCTCACGCCGGTCTCGCCCACGGCCTACCGCGATCATGCCGATCGCCCCCTGAACACCCGCTTCGTGGGCACCGGCCCCTACCGACTGGCCGCCTTCGACCCCCAGCGTCAGCGGTTGGAGCCCTGGCAGGACTATCCCGGACCGCCACCGGCGAACCGCGGCCTGGACCTGATCAGCTTCAGCAACTCCACGGCTCTCTTCGGCGCCCTCCTCAGCGACGAGGTGGACGTGCTGCTCTCCTCCTCCCTGGAAAGCGACCAGCAGCGGGCCCTCCATCAACGGGCCGGACAGGGAGGACTGAAGGAGGCGGTGGGTCCGGCCCTGGGCATCACCTATCTGGCTCTGCGCACGGACCAGCCCCCCCTCGACCGGCCGGAGCTGCGCCGTGCCCTGGCGCTCAGCGTTGCCCGCAGGCCGGTGAACGCCCGCGTCAGCCACGGGCTGAACCGACCCTGGCGCAGCGTGGTGCCGCCATCGATCGGCGGCTCACTGGCCGGTGCCTGGCCGGCCTACGACCCGGAGCAGGCGCGCCGGCTGCTCCGGCAGAGCGGCTACTGCCAAGGGGAGCGCCTGCAGTTGCCCCTCACCTTCCGCTCCAACAGCGCCAACGACCGCCTGTTCGCCCTCACCTGGCAGGCCCAGATCGCGCGCGACCTGGGCGACTGCATCAACCTCGAAACCAGCGGCGTGGAATCCACCACCGCCTACCGCCAGCTGGGGGACGGGGCCTTTCCGATGATCATGCTCGACTGGAAACCCGATTTTCCCGACGCGGACAGCTACCTCAGCCCACTGCTCAGCTGCCGGGAGTCGGAGGGCGAGCGCTGCCTGGCCGGTGAGAGCGCCTCGGGCGGCAGCTTCTGGACCCGTCCGGGGCTTCAGGAGCAACTGGTGCGCAGCCAGGAGATCCGGGGTGAGGCACGCACGCGAGTGCTCGAGGACATCCAGCGGGAGGCCGCCGGCGGCGTGCCGGTGATCCCGATCTGGCTGGAAGCGATCCGGGTCTGGGGACAGCCCCGCGTCGGCGGGCTCCAGTTCGACGGCACCGGCCTGCTCCGCCTGGCCAGGCTCAGCACCGAGGGCCGATGA